CTTCCATCCTCCTCGCCAATTACCTGTATGGCATTTTCGGGAATATCAAAATAACGGTTTTGGGCATTTAATAACGGCAAAGGTTTTCCACCGTGACTGTACACTTTAATATTTCTGGGGTCAATCCCGTCGGTATTCATTCCTAGATTATTAAGGAAAGATTTGTCCATTTTATGAATACCTGTTTTTTCAACTTTAAACTTAAACCATTTTCCGTTGGCAAGTACAGAATTGGTTATTGCGGGCGGTTCCTGTCTGTTCTGTGATCCATATCGATACTGAATATCAAATGAAAGCACTTTTTGATACCTGCCGTTGGCTTTTATGATAGGCGAAATTTTAAAAATGGTAAAAAGCTTTTCTCTTGAACGGGTACTAGCAAGGCTATATTCCAGCTTATCGGGCAATTGGTCCAGAGAAACTTTATTTAACTCTTCAGCAGAAACAGAGCCATATTGCACATTGGTGACCGCGAGTGAGTTGCTATCGGCAAAACCATTGTCTTCCCACTGAGTGCTATATAAAACGGTTTCTTTATCCAATTGAAGCTTTAATGCCTCTCGGGCCTTTTCCTTATCATAACCAGAAGATTTAGCTTCTCCAACAGATGCAGAAGAATTTGCATCTCCCCAATATATGGCTATGCTCTTTGATTGCGCCTTTCCCACAAAAGGCATTAGAAATAGAAATAAAAGAAGTGTTGTTTTTCTCATCAGTACAAATAACGTTGCAAATATATACTTAGTATAAGACAACATTTTAAACTTTTTCCACAAAATGGTATTAGGATAATAATTTTAAAACTAATACGTTTGCATACTGGATTGGTCGAAGAACCATTCCCAAACACACAGCGCAATAATAATAAAATATTATTGTGTTTTTGTCGTTAATTACTATATTGCGAACCCAATTTTATCATACTTAAATCTATGATGTTAAGAAAAAACCTAGCATTAAAGCTATTTATTACTGTTATAGCGGCCTCTCTACTTGTAGGTTGCAACAAAACTAGGGACTATAAAAACAGTTCCAGAGCCACAGGATGGAAGATGAATGCCAAAGAAGGTGGCTTTCAGTATGACCCAAAATACAAAGAACAACAAACTGGCCCAGGGCTAGTATTTGTTGAAGGGGGTACTTTTACCATGGGAAGAGTTCAAGACGACCCAATGCACGATTGGAACAATTCTCCAAACCAACAACACGTCCAGTCCTTTTATATGGATGAAACCGAAGTAACCAACTTAATGTATCTTGAATATTTAGATTGGTTAAAGAAAGTTTTCCCTCCAACGGATGAAAATTACCGAAAAATATATGAAGGCGCTGTCCCAGACACCCTTGTTTGGAGAAACCGTTTAGGCTTCAATGAGGTTATGACAAACAACTACCTACGCCATCCTGCATATGCAGAATACCCAGTAGTTGGGGTTAGCTGGATACAAGCAGTAGAATTCAGCAATTGGAGAACAGACAGAGTAAACGAAATGGTTTTGGAAACCGAGGGGATTACAGCCCGTAACGCTCGTTATGATGTAGAACCTGGAGAAACATTCAGTACAGAAACCTATTTAAATGCTCCTACCTTAACCTATGGCGGTAACGACTCTATCACACGAGGCGGAAAAAAATCTGAATCAATTGCAAAGAGAAGCACGGACAGTACAAATTTATATGTGGGACGCCAAGATGGACTATTAATGCCATCATACCGCTTACCTACAGAGGCAGAGTGGGAATATGCAGCTCTTGGCTTGGTGGGTCTTCGTAACTATAATGTTTATAGAGGAAAGAAAAAATATCCTTGGGAGGGTCAATATACCCGTTCCGGAAAAAGAAGGTCCCGAGGTGACCAATTGGCAAACTTTAAGCAAGGTGATGGTGATTATGGAGGAATAGCGGGATGGAGTGATGACGGTGCCGATATTACCGCACAAGTAAAATCATACGAGCCAAACGATTTCGGTCTATATGATATGGCCGGAAACGTTGCAGAGTGGGTAGCCGATGTTTATCGTCCAATTGTAGATGATGAGTTTAACGATTTTAATTATTACCGTGGAAACGTTTACACCAAAAACGCTATTGGCGAAGACGGAAAAGTGAAAGTAGTTACTATGGACTCTATAATTTATGATACCCTAAGCAATGGAAAAATCATAGCCCGCAACTTGCCTGGAGAAATTCTACAAGTGCCAGTTGACGAAAACGAAACCTATTTAAGAACAAACTTTTCCGAAAGCGATAACCGTGATTATAGAGATGGCGACAAACGCTCTTCCCGTTACTATCAATCATTCGCTGACGATGAAAGCGAAAGTGGTGATGGCGCAAACCGTATGTACAATTCACCAATACAAAAAGTATATGCAGATAGCACCGGTACATTAGATCGTCAATATGACAAATCTTCAAACAGAACAACTTTGGTGGATAATGAAGTTCGTGTTTACAAAGGAGGTTCTTGGAGAGATCGCGATTACTGGCTAGACCCAGCGCAGAGACGTTATTTCCCACAAGATATGGCAACTGACTATATCGGGTTTAGGTGCGCTATGAGTCGTGTGGGTTCAAAATCCAAAAAAGGAAAGCGCCCGAGAAACTAAAATTTCAAAATTTATAAAAACAGCCCTCCTTGCATACAGCTTCGGAGGGTTTTTTAGTATTTTTATTTTATGAATATACCATCTCTTCATCACTATTTTTTGCAAAGTAACGGCATAAGCACAGATACACGCAAAATCTTCAAGGGCTGCCTTTTTTTTGCCCTAAAAGGCGAAAATTTCAACGGAAATCTTTTTGCCCAAGAAGCGCTGGACAAGGGTGCACTTAAAGTTGTAGTTGATGAAGCTGCTTTTCACAAATCAAATGGTGAAACTATTTTAGTGGAAAATGTACTTTTGGCACTACAACAACTAGCGAGTTTTCATAAAAATTATTTAGGACTCCCTATTATCTCACTTACGGGAAGTAACGGAAAAACTACTTCCAAAGAACTTATTAATGCAGTACTTTCCCAAAAGTATAATACCGTTGCAACCGAGGGTAATCTAAATAACCATATAGGCGTTCCCTTAACGCTTCTTAAAATGAATAAACAAACCGAAATAGGTATTGTTGAAATGGGCGCCAACCATTTGGGTGAAATAAAATTGCTGAGTGAAATTGCACAGCCAGAGTACGGTTACATTACCAACTTCGGGAAAGCACATTTGGAAGGATTTGGAAGTCTTGAAGGAGTAGTTCAGGGAAAAACCGAACTTTATCAATATTTGAAAAAACACAATAAAAAAGTTTTTGTCAATGCCAATGACCCTAAGCAAATGGCCAATTCAGAAGATATTGACAGAATAACTTTTGGCACTGAGGACAGTGATTTTAACATTGAACTATTGGACAGTTCACACCACCTTTTAGTATCATTCAGCGGCACAAAAATCCAAAGTAATTTAGTGGGAGCGTATAATTTTGCAAACCTTTCCGCAGCTATCGCAATAGGAGCTTATTTTAAAGTTTCAGTTGAAAAAATAAAAGCTGGCATTGAAGCATATGTGCCCGCCAATAATCGCTCACAATTAATAACTCAGGGTTCTAACAGCATTTTAATGGATGCCTATAACGCTAATCCAACAAGCATGCTTGCTGCATTGGAGAATTTTAAACAGACCAAGGGCGAGAACAAGATATTGTTTCTGGGAGATATGTTTGAATTGGGAAAGGATGCCGAAAAAGAACACCAAAACATCGTTGATTTTTTACTAGAAAATCCTTTTGGAAAAGTTTATTTGGTAGGAAGCAATTTCTTTAAAACATCAAACATTGCTTCACATATAAAGGCCTTTGAAACTTTTGAAGATTTAAAAAAAGAACTAGTAACTGAAAACCACAAGCATGCTACAATCTTAATAAAAGGCTCCCGTGGAATGGCTTTGGAAAGGATTTTGGATGTTATTCAAGTTTATTGGAAATAGTTATAAGCCCACTCCAGATTTTCAATAAGCAATTTGTTGCTCATGGGTTCTAAATCTGAAATCGTCCATTTTACGGGCCAGGCATTTATAAAACTTCAAGATTTAAGAGTACTTCCGGCTTCATCCAGTAAGCCAACAGTTATATTTCTAGTCTTGATAGAGACTTCTAAATCGCCATTAAACGTTTTTAAACACCATGCCACAATTTCAGAATCTTTAGAAGCCATACCTCGCTTTAAAACCAAGTTTGAATATTTTACTGAATTAGGAACGCGATGCTTGAAACTGTTTTCTGAAAATTCGTTTGTTTCCATTTGCATTGAAATTCCAGCTAATTCCTTAAAAACAATATTATCGTTTGCAGTGTCATCACTAAAACTTAGTTGAAAATTAAAAGACACGGGAAGAAACTCATTCATCATTATCCATCTTTAACAGTTAAACCTTCATGGCTAAGTTCTAAAGTTTCTATAGCAACTTCATTTGCCTCCGCTTTCATATTAGTTGTTGTCATTTTGGTGGGCCAAGCATTGTTTAAAATCCAAGTCATTGCCGGGCTTCCAGTTTCATCCAAAAGTTGAGTAGTAATAGTTTCCCTTTTTATGGTATTCATTTTTATGGCGTCATACCAATTCCAGAAATTATTGTCGTTTACAAAGATTCCTTTCTTTAGTGTTATGTTTCCCATTTTATTAATACCTGGCATATTCATCGTAGAGAATTGCTTCCTATCGCCATGGCTATATTCTATTGCTTGTTCTTCAACATCCAAACCTGAAACCTCTTGAAATGAAGCTTCTCGGGGAGGCGAACCAAACCGTACCGCAAAGTAAAATTTAGGGGAAGGCCAGTTACCGTCTTGCGTTTCTACTGCCATTTTATATAATATCAAAGTGGTTTTATAATATTAGTTATAAAAGTCTTGATTTCTATAAGTACTACTACGTATTATTAAAAAAAAAATCCCGAGAGACATTTCTCTCGGGACTTTTTTGTGGGTCATACTGGATTCGAACCAGTGACTTCTACCCTGTCAAGGTAACACTCTGAACCAACTGAGTTAATGACCCTCTATAATTAAAAGCGAAGATACATATTCACAAATGTAAATGAAACAAAACACTTATTTGTCGAATTTTTTGATGGGTTTCTTTTTAATCATTCCGCCTCTTGCGTCCTTCACCGAAGTCATAATCATAAATGCCTGTGAATCAATTTTATCTACTTCTGTCTTCAACTTACTCATTTCCAATCTTGTAATTACGGTATATACTACATCAACAGGTTGTCGCATCTCACCTTCTTTCGCAAATCCGTTTTCGGCTTTAAAAATAGTACAGCCCCTACCCATTTTTTCAATAATGGCCAGGCGTATTTCCTCATTCTTCTCTGAAATAATTGTGATCCCCATAAACTCTTCAATCCCGTCAATTACAAAGTCAACCGTTTTTGAAGCAGCGAAATAAGTAAGGATAGCATACAATGCGATTTCCGTGGAAAGAAAATAGGCGGCGGTTATAAAAATGATTACGTTGAAGATCATAATTACATTTCCCACCGTAAGACTTGTCTTTCGACTTATAAATATTGCCAACACCTCGGTACCATCAATTATCGCACCTCCGCGAATGGCTAGACCAATACCCAGTCCAAGAAAAAAACCACCAAAGGCCGCCACTAGAATTTTATCATCGGTAATCAAGGGATAGGGTATCAGCGCAACCGCAGTTGCCAAAAGTATAATGCCCAGTACACTTTTTATTGCAAATCTTCTGCCTACCGAAAAAAAAGCCAACGCCAAAAAAGGAAGGTTAAAGCACACTAACAACAATGGAAATGAAATACCCGCCAGTTCATTTACCATCAGTGAAATACCTGTAACCCCACCATCGATAAAATTATTTGGCATCAAAAAACCCCGTAAACCAAAAGAAGCCGAAATAACTCCCAAAATCAAATAGAAAAAATCCCAGACTTCGTGAATTACTTCTATCTCCAGATTTTTTACCCTCTTTTCAAAAGGCTCGGAAATCTGTGAAGGTTTCTTATGCTTTTGACGGTTTTTTACGACGTTTACTATAATATTTTTAAAGAATGGGTTCAATGGCGCTTGCTTTAAATTTTGAATTCAGTCAAAGTTAACTTATTAATTCTAAAATGAAATTTGGAATAATAAAATAAAAAAAACCGAAGTTTTCACTTCGGTTTTTTAAAATCTGGTGGGCGATGAGGGGTTCGAACCCCCGACCCCCTCGGTGTAAACGAGGTGCTCTGAACCAGCTGAGCTAATCGCCCTCATTGTTTTGAGGTTGCAAATATAAGTTAGTTTTTAATTCCCGCAAACATTTATTTGAAAAAAATCATAAAACTTCTGCCACCACGAAAGTGCTGCCCCCAACAAATATTAAATCCTTTGCTGAAGCCGTATTAAGTGCAGCTCCATATGCTTTTGACACTGAAATATATTCCTCGCCCACCAGCCCATAACCCCTGGCCTTTGTCAATAACAATGAGGCATCCAAACCCCGGGGAATATTTGGTTTGCAAAAATAATATATAGCACTTTTCGGAAACAGCGGTAACACCGAATCCAAATCTTTATCGCTTACAACACCAATAACAATATGGAGGTTTTGAAAATCTTCTTTCGCAAGCTGCTCCATCACTATTTGCAACCCCTCTTTATTATGGCCCGTATCGCAAACAACTTTTGGATTTTCATGTAAAACCTGCCAACGACCCATCAACCCTGTATTTTTTACTGTATGATTCAATCCCTCTTGAATGTTTTCTTCTGAAATATTCCACCCGCTTTTCTGCAAGACCTTCAATGTTGCCAAAACAGTTTTTAGGTTTCTTTGTTGATAAAAGCCTTTTAAATCAGACGTATGTTTTGAAATATCACAAGTTTCAGCAAAAAAGATTGGCGCATCTCTTTCGGAAGCAATTTTTTCAAAGACAGGTTTTGTTTCAGGCAATGTTTCTCCAATAATAACAGGCACTCGATTTTTAATTATCCCAGCCTTTTCAAATGCAACTTTTTCCAAGGTATCTCCTAAAAACTGAGTGTGGTCCAAACCTATATTGGTAATCACCGAAATTTCGGGCGTGATAATATTGGTGCTGTCCAGCCTACCGCCCATCCCTACTTCAATAATTGCCACATCCACTTTTTCATTTCGGAAATAATCAAACGCCAGACCCACGGTCATTTCAAAAAAGGAAAGTTGATTGCTTTCAAAAAAAGGTTTGTGTTCTTCTACAAAACTTGAAACGTATTGTTCCGGAATCATTTCGCCATTAATCTTTATCCGCTCCCTGAAATCCTTTAAATGTGGCGAGGTGTAAAGTCCTGTTTTATATCCCGCTTCCTGGAATACCGAAGCCAGCATATGGCTCGTACTGCCCTTACCATTAGTACCGGCTACGTGTACACTCTTGAAGCTGTATTCGGGATTGTGGAGATAATTGGCAAGCTTTATGGTAGCGGCCAAATCTGCTTTATAGGCAGACTGCCCCACCCGCTGGTACATGGGCAGCTGGGCGAAAAGCCACGCGATGGTTTCTGAATAGTTGATGGCTATTGGATTTTATTTTATAATGAGTTTTTTTGTCGTCTGTTCTTTACCTTCGGAAATTTTTAAATAATATATTCCGGGCTGAAAATTTTCAACGGAAAATTGAAGTTGCTTTTCTTTAAAATCAAGCTGTTTCACAACTCTTCCCATAACATCATATATTGATACAGAAGATTTTTCAGAAATAGATGCTTTTGAAATTTTAACCATTTGCGAGGCAGGATTCGGATACACCTTTACTTCTGAAGAAAACACAGCTTCATTTTGGCTTAAAATATCATTTGAAATATCAATTTTATAGATTGAGCGCCCAAAGGTTGCGGCAAATAAAAACTGGGACCCTTCATGGATATGCAAATCTGTTACCACTACGGAAGGCAAATTCTCACCCAAAACGTTCCAATTTACACCTTCATCAGCAGTAGCCATCACGCCTACATCGGTACCCACAAATAGATTTCCGAAACTATCCTGCACAATATCATTTACAGGAATATCTGGCAAACTTGTAGAAATATCAAACCAATTGTTTCCTAAATCAGTACTTTTATAAACGTGGCCCACATCTTCTCCATATCGATATCCTGAAAGCGTTAAATAAACTGTGTTCGGGTCTTCCCGAGACGCCAAAATTTTTGTAACCCATCGGTTGGGAACTCCCGCAGAAATATCTGTCCAATTAGAACCTCCGTTCTGAGTTACCCAAGCTTTTCCGTCGTCTGTTCCCACAAAAATAATTTCATTGTCCAAAGGCGAAACACTAATCGTCGTTATTGTTCCGTATGTAAGATTTCCGGGGTGTGGGCCATCTGTCAAGTCTGGACTTATTGCAGTCCAAGTGGCCGCGGCATTTGTTGTTTTGTAGAGTCTATTTGTACCGTAATAAAGCGTTTGCGAATTGGAAGGATCAAAAGTAATGGGCGTATCCCAATTTTTTCGGTCGCCCCCGGAAATTCCATTGGTTGCATTTGAAAAGGAGGTGCCATTGTTGGTGGATTTTCCTAAAGCGCCATATTGGTAAAGCGCATATATAACATTTGTATTTGTAGGATCTACGAGTGGTTGAAAACCATCCCCGCCATAGATTATATTCCAGTCCGTTAAACCTCCTGTTTGGGTGCGGCTGGTACTGTTATCTTGCGCGCCACCATAAATTTTATTTTCGTTTTGTGCATCTACATGCATTCGGTAGAATTGTGTAATGGGAAGTTTTACATCCTTTACCGCAGAGGAACCCCCGTTCGTGCTGTAATAAAGTCCACCATCATTCCCCAGAAGTATTTCGCCTGGTACCGAAGCATTAAACGCCATTGCGTGCTGATCTACGTGAACATTTGAAAAGGAATCACTCCAGCTCATGCCTCCGTTTGTAGATTTTTGAACTTCAAAATCTACATTATAAATTGTGTTTTCATCCGTGGGATCGATAAAAATTCCTCCAAACCACCAATGAAACCCCACATCGGTCAACTGACCTGAGTTGACGGCAGTCCAAGTATCGCCGCCGTTTGTAGTTTTATAAACACCTTGGATATTTCCCGTTGCATCTGCGTAACGCGTATATAGCACATTGGGGTTTGATTGTGAAATATCTATGCTGATCCTTCCTTTTTGGGAAGCTAAACTTGGCAAACCGGTGGTCAGTTCTGTCCAGTTTGATCCTCCGTCAGTAGTCCTGTATATTCCCGAGGTTATTCCACCGTATTGTCTATTGTTTGGGCGTCGGATTCGTTCCCAACTGGCCGCATACACTATATTCCCGTTTGTGGGATGAATGGCCATATCAATTACCCCAGTTGAATCACTCACAAATAAAACCTGCTGCCAGCTATCGCCGCCATTGGTGGTTTTATAAACGCCACGATTGGTGCTATTTCTGAACAATGGGCCCATTGCCCCAACAAAAGCGGTATTATCGTTACTTGGGTCCAAAACAATTTTACCAACACTTCCAATATCAGGTAGCCCCTTTGATTGCCATGTGGCGCCACCATCAGTACTTTTATAGATTCCATCACCATCATACACCAAAGACCCTCCACCAGCATTTACTTCACCTGTACCCACCCAAAGTATGTTATTGTTATTTTTTGAAATTTCAATATCGCCGATGGAAAGCATTTGTTGTTCGTCAAAAATTGGCGTCCAATCATCACCACTGTTTATCGTTTTAAAAATCCCTCCTGAGGCAGCCCCTACATAATATACTTCGGGTTGGGTTGAAGGAATTTCAATATCGGTAATTCTACCGCCAATATTTAGAGGTCCGCTGAATTGCCATATTTCGTTTACATTGTTTCTATCCGCAATTTGTTTTTTCCAACGGATTGCTTCAGAATATGCCGCAGTATTCAATTGGCCATTTGGATAGGCTCTTTGCATAAACATAAAGTCGTGGGGATATTTTTCATTTTTTTCATTTTCGAAAATGTTTGAAATGGATTTTTCGGAAGAATTTTTACACCCAGCAAAACAAATTATAATTAACAGAAAAGTAGAAATACGAAGCATAGTATCTTTTTTTGAAGTTTAAAGATACTGAAAAAATCAAGGCATTCTTGAAAGAGAATATTCTATTGTGAAAGACTGAACTTGTAGATAATCTTGCCAATTTGTTTTGCGGGAGCTTTATCGTCGGCATTGAATTTTGTAGCCAAAGCGGCTCCATAGGCAGTTTTTGAATAATATAGTTTTAGTGGATCTATTTAACAATCAGTTTTTTTGTGGACTGCTTATTTTCATCAGAAATTTTTAAATAATAGACTCCAGCCTGTAGGCTTTCAACAGAAAAATGAATCTCTTTTTTATTATCAAAATTGTACTTTTTTACTGATCTTCCCATTGTATCATAAACTTCTAAATAAGAATTTTTGGAAGGGTTTTTAAGGGAAACCGTCACCATTTCGGAAGAGGGATTTGGAAATACTTTTATCTCCGTGGCAAAAGAATCACCATTCGTATTCAAAATATTTCCCGAGATATCAATTTTATAAATGGAACGGCCATAGGTGGCAGCAAATAAAAACTCCGAATTCTCGTGAATAAACAAGTCTGTAACTAATACCGAGGGCAAATTTTCTCCCAAAACAGTCCAGGTTGCCCCTTCGTTATCTGATGCCAAAACGCCAATGTCTGTTGCTAAAAATAGATTTCCAAAATTGTCCTGCTCAATATCGTTCACTGGGATATCCGGCAAACTCGTTGAAATATCAATCCAAGTATTCCCGAAATCGATACTCCTGTAAACGTGTCCAATACTTTCACCAAACTTATAACCGGAAAGCGTTAAATATACCGTATTTGCATTTTCCTTTGAAGTAAGTATTTTGGTGACCCAACGATTTGGAACTCCCGCCGAAATATCCGTCCAATTGGTTCCGCCATTTTGGGTTACCCAGGCTTTTCCGTCGTCCGTCCCCACGAAAATAATTTGGCTATCAAATTGTGAGACACTAATAGTTGTCAACGTTCCAAAAGTGCGATTTCCAGAGTGTGGCCCATCCGTTAAATCTGGGCTGATAGCATACCAATTTTCCGCACCGTTTATGCTCTTATAAAGCCTGTTCGTTCCATAAAATAATATCTGTGAATTTGCGGGATCGAATGCAATTGGTGTATCCCAATTTTTCCTATCGCTAGGTGATATTCCAGTTATAGCATCATAGAAGTAAACACCATTGGTAGTAGATTTTCCTAAACCTCCACGTTGGTAAAGCGCATAAATAACCCTTGTATCTGTAGGGTCTACCAACGTCTGAAAACCGTCGCCAAAATAAATTATATTCCAATTGCTCAACCCCCCCGTTTGGGTTCGGCTTGTACCATTGTCCTGCGAACCTCCATATATTTTATTTTCGTTCTGCGCATCAACATACATTCTGTAGAACTGGGTTAGTGGCAATTTTAAATTTTTTACCGCAATATTACCTCCATCGCTGCTATAATAAAGGCCACCGTCACTACCCAATAAAATTTCGTTGGGTGCTGAAGGTTTAAAAGCCATTGCATGTTGATCTACGTGGGCGATTTGAAAAGAATTACTCCAACTATTTCCGCCATCCGTGGATTTTTGGACTATACAATCTGCATTATAGAGTACATTTTCATCCGTTGGGTCAATAAAAATTCCACCGAAATAATAATGAAACCCAACATTCAATAATTGACTGGAGTTTACTTCAGTCCAAGTATCCCCGCCATTGGAAGTTCTATAAACACCTTGTATATTTCCAACGGCATCGGCGTAGCGCGCATACAATATATTTGGGTTGGATTGTGAAATATCTATGCTGATTCGGCCTTTTTGTGATGCAAGGTTGGGCAGACCGTTGGTAAGCTCTGTCCAATTGGTGCCGCCGTCCGTTGTTCTATATATTCCTGAGGTTATTCCTCCATATTGATAATAGTTTACCTTGGTTATCCGTTCCCAACTTGTGGCGTAAACTATGTTCCCATTGGTTGGATGGATAGCCATATCCGCGACTCCGGTGGAATCACTCACAAAAAATACTTGTTGCCAGGTATCCCCTCCATTTGTGGTTTTATAAACCCCCCGGTTGGGGCTATTTTTAAAAAGTGGGCCCATCGCCCCAACAAAAGCAGTGTTATCGTTATTGGGGTCCAAGACAATTTTTCCCACACTTCCAATAATAGGCAAACCTTTTGATTCCCACGTGGTACCGCCGTCGGTGCTCTTGTAAACTCCATCGCCATCGAATGTGCCCAAACCATTTCCTTCACCTGTTCCCACCCAAATTAAATTATTGTTGTTTTTTGAAATTTCAATATCTCCGATGGAAAGCTTTTCCTGTTCGTCAAAAATAGGCATCCAGTCTTCCCCGCTGTTTATTGATTTAAAAATTCCACCAGAAGCAGCCCCTACATAATAAACCTCTGGCTGGTTGGTAGGGATTTCAATATCGGTAATACGCCCACTTATATTCAAAGGCCCTGCGAACTCCCAGATTTCATTAGCCGTGCTTCTATTTGCAATTTGCTTTTTCCATTTGATTGCTTTGGAATATGCGGAAGTATTTATTTCGCCACTTGGGTAGGCACGTTGCATAAACATAAAATCACTCGGGTATTTTCCATCTTTTTTCTTTTCAGTATTTGAAATTTTTTCTCCCGAAGAAGAAGTTTTATCTTTTTCTGAAAAATTTTCACAGCCAATAAAACAGAAAGCAATGAATACGGAAGTAGGAATACGAAGCATAATACACCTTTTAGAAATATGAAGATACTGAAAATCAGTTATATTTCCCTAGAAATTTTATTCAGAAAGACTGAACTTATAGATAATCTTGCCAATCTGCTTTGCGGGAGCTTTATCGTCGGCATTGAATTTTGTAGCCAAAGCAGCTCTTTTGGCGGGCTCTAATAAACAACGGGAATTGTTTGTTGTTCCCCGAACTCCTGGCGTTGCACTAATTACTCTTCCACTGCGGTCTACTTCTATGCTAACCACAACTGTTCCGGCTTCGTTGCAATCCTGTACAAACTTTTCCTTATTTAGTGCTTTTCTTCCACCGAGTAAATAATTGCCATCGCCGTCCAAACCTTTGCCAGTG
The Aequorivita iocasae genome window above contains:
- a CDS encoding YitT family protein, giving the protein MNPFFKNIIVNVVKNRQKHKKPSQISEPFEKRVKNLEIEVIHEVWDFFYLILGVISASFGLRGFLMPNNFIDGGVTGISLMVNELAGISFPLLLVCFNLPFLALAFFSVGRRFAIKSVLGIILLATAVALIPYPLITDDKILVAAFGGFFLGLGIGLAIRGGAIIDGTEVLAIFISRKTSLTVGNVIMIFNVIIFITAAYFLSTEIALYAILTYFAASKTVDFVIDGIEEFMGITIISEKNEEIRLAIIEKMGRGCTIFKAENGFAKEGEMRQPVDVVYTVITRLEMSKLKTEVDKIDSQAFMIMTSVKDARGGMIKKKPIKKFDK
- a CDS encoding bifunctional folylpolyglutamate synthase/dihydrofolate synthase — encoded protein: MNYSETIAWLFAQLPMYQRVGQSAYKADLAATIKLANYLHNPEYSFKSVHVAGTNGKGSTSHMLASVFQEAGYKTGLYTSPHLKDFRERIKINGEMIPEQYVSSFVEEHKPFFESNQLSFFEMTVGLAFDYFRNEKVDVAIIEVGMGGRLDSTNIITPEISVITNIGLDHTQFLGDTLEKVAFEKAGIIKNRVPVIIGETLPETKPVFEKIASERDAPIFFAETCDISKHTSDLKGFYQQRNLKTVLATLKVLQKSGWNISEENIQEGLNHTVKNTGLMGRWQVLHENPKVVCDTGHNKEGLQIVMEQLAKEDFQNLHIVIGVVSDKDLDSVLPLFPKSAIYYFCKPNIPRGLDASLLLTKARGYGLVGEEYISVSKAYGAALNTASAKDLIFVGGSTFVVAEVL
- a CDS encoding phage tail protein, with the translated sequence MAVETQDGNWPSPKFYFAVRFGSPPREASFQEVSGLDVEEQAIEYSHGDRKQFSTMNMPGINKMGNITLKKGIFVNDNNFWNWYDAIKMNTIKRETITTQLLDETGSPAMTWILNNAWPTKMTTTNMKAEANEVAIETLELSHEGLTVKDG
- a CDS encoding UDP-N-acetylmuramoyl-tripeptide--D-alanyl-D-alanine ligase; protein product: MNIPSLHHYFLQSNGISTDTRKIFKGCLFFALKGENFNGNLFAQEALDKGALKVVVDEAAFHKSNGETILVENVLLALQQLASFHKNYLGLPIISLTGSNGKTTSKELINAVLSQKYNTVATEGNLNNHIGVPLTLLKMNKQTEIGIVEMGANHLGEIKLLSEIAQPEYGYITNFGKAHLEGFGSLEGVVQGKTELYQYLKKHNKKVFVNANDPKQMANSEDIDRITFGTEDSDFNIELLDSSHHLLVSFSGTKIQSNLVGAYNFANLSAAIAIGAYFKVSVEKIKAGIEAYVPANNRSQLITQGSNSILMDAYNANPTSMLAALENFKQTKGENKILFLGDMFELGKDAEKEHQNIVDFLLENPFGKVYLVGSNFFKTSNIASHIKAFETFEDLKKELVTENHKHATILIKGSRGMALERILDVIQVYWK
- the gldJ gene encoding gliding motility lipoprotein GldJ, which produces MLRKNLALKLFITVIAASLLVGCNKTRDYKNSSRATGWKMNAKEGGFQYDPKYKEQQTGPGLVFVEGGTFTMGRVQDDPMHDWNNSPNQQHVQSFYMDETEVTNLMYLEYLDWLKKVFPPTDENYRKIYEGAVPDTLVWRNRLGFNEVMTNNYLRHPAYAEYPVVGVSWIQAVEFSNWRTDRVNEMVLETEGITARNARYDVEPGETFSTETYLNAPTLTYGGNDSITRGGKKSESIAKRSTDSTNLYVGRQDGLLMPSYRLPTEAEWEYAALGLVGLRNYNVYRGKKKYPWEGQYTRSGKRRSRGDQLANFKQGDGDYGGIAGWSDDGADITAQVKSYEPNDFGLYDMAGNVAEWVADVYRPIVDDEFNDFNYYRGNVYTKNAIGEDGKVKVVTMDSIIYDTLSNGKIIARNLPGEILQVPVDENETYLRTNFSESDNRDYRDGDKRSSRYYQSFADDESESGDGANRMYNSPIQKVYADSTGTLDRQYDKSSNRTTLVDNEVRVYKGGSWRDRDYWLDPAQRRYFPQDMATDYIGFRCAMSRVGSKSKKGKRPRN